The sequence ACCTACTACTCGCGCATGCCGATGGCAGGTTCACAGTGGTCGACGTCAAACCGGAACAGTTCGCCCGTCGCGACGAAGTGGCGCAGGTGTTCTCGTGGACCGGACGGGTGTGCGGGGCCCGAGGGTGGTCGTACGAAGTGTGGACTGGGTCGGACCCGGTGATTCTGTCGAACATCCGGACCATTGGCGCCGCGCGCAGAACTGGCTCGATTGACGCCGAGACCGCGGCGAACCTCGAGGCGGTCGCCGCGACCGGAATGACGATCGACGAGGTGGTCACGGCAGTGAATAGTCCGCGGGCCCGCATTGCTGTGCTCGCGAAGTTGTGGTCCGGGATGTGGACGGTGGATCTATCGATACCGTTGTCCGGAAAGTCGGTGCTGACCTGCGCGGAGGGATCGCCATGACGGGCATTATTGAGCTACGCCCCGGCGTTCGCATCTGGTTCGGTGGCACCTCGTGGGAGGTCGTCACGCTGCACGGGTGTGAAGTGTTCCGCTACGCCCTCGAACTCGGCGGAACTCTGACCGGAGAGCACGGCGTCGGCACCTTGAAGCGTCGCTGGCTGTCACTCGAACTCGGCGAGGACAGCATGCAACTGCACCGATCGATCAAGGCTTCGTTCGATCCGCTCGGAATCCTCAACCCGGGTAAGGGTTTCTGATTCTCGAGCGGTGTTACACAGCTTTGGTAGGGATCTTGGTACACGTCCGAGGCATCGATGAGTTCGCTTGTGATGAAGACAGGACCCTCGCGGCGTATTGATCACGCCAGGAAGAAAGCACGGACGTCACGGGTTTGAAGAGTTCTTCGCCGTTCATCATCCAGTTCAGGTGCCCCCGCGAAGCTAATGATGCATCCGATGAAATATGGAGGGGTTTACCGGTGAGGTCTCGTATTGCCTGGTCTTGAGTTCTTACCCGTCGTCGCGCAGCGCTGGGTACGACGACCAGGTGGCACCAGCAGCCTGGGCGTGCCTCTCGGCTGTTGCGGCGTGGTAGCTGAACATCTCGGCCACGACGGCAGGCGGAACCTCGAGGACGAGCTCACGTAAAGCGCTGTTGCGGGCCCCTTGGAGATTGATTCCGATTTTCCGCAGTCCCCTCATTACGGATTGTGCATGCATATGCTTTCCGGGCGCGTATCCGGGAAACAACCAATTGGAATGTGGATTCGATGCAGTGTTCATATTCGGTCTGTTGGAGGCATATTCGCGGATCAGCTCCGCAAACGGTTCGGGGACAGGTACCCAATCCTTACCGAACCTGATTTCGAGACCGTCGACGGATATTGACACCTCGTCCATTCGGATCGAGCATATCCGGGTAACCGGCTGAGCGTAGAGGAGAAGGAGGACGGCAGCGACACAGATGTAAAGATCAATGTCTGATGATTCGAGGAGTTTCCGGAGATGGGTTATTCTCTGATCGTTGCTGAGCATCGGCGTTGTGCGTGCAATACGGTAAGGAAAATTCACCGAGGGTATGTGCTGTTTGCTGATACACCAACGGACGAACGTCCGCGCGAGGCTGCGGGTTGTCGGACCAGTGCTCAGCCAGAGGTCGATGTCCGCCTGCTGACATTCACCGGCCGCTTTCCCCTGAATATGCAGCCATTCAAGGAAGTTCGCCGCTACCGTTATCTCTTGTCTTGCGGCAGCCATGGTTCCCTCTGGCAGGGGCCTGTTCTCCGAAATTGCTCGAAGTCTCTTCAGGTGATGCCAAACAGAAAACTTCTTGAGAAGCCCCAATGGATCGTATGATGGTCCGTCGGCCAGCTTATTCTCAAGCCATTGCTCGAAGGCGACCATATATTTGTCAACCGGTGCAAGAATGCCGTGCTTCGCGAACAAGTCACGCAGGTGCGTGGCCGTCCGTTGCGATGGGTAGGACTGGAATGTCTCGTGGCTGATCGGCAGGCTGCCGTCGGCGAAACCGCCGAGAAGTCGGAGAACATGGGGATTGCGCAGCCATATTATGGCGCTGCGAGGGTTGTTTTGGGTCGTGAGGCCATCGAATATCGGTTTCAGGCGGGGGTGAATATCACCGGTTCGGTCGGCGAGCAGTTCTGAAAGCTCATCTTTCAGGCAGCAGCGAGCGCACAATCCACGACGGAAAGGTTCATCCTCATCACCGCAGCGCGAGCAGCGCAGATCCTGGGGAATTCCCGCACAAGTGGTGCAGATACTTTGGCCGAGACTGTCGCGACCGGGCAGCAGTCGTTCCGTCGAACATCCGGAACAGCGACCGCGAATTCTTGTCGCTCGCTGGTAGCAACGACGACAGACGAAGCCCTCCGGCCAGGTAACTCCTCGTCGAGTAACGTGTTGCTTGCACCGGGCACACGGCGTCCGTGGTGTCATTCGCCAGGCCGACGGATGTGGGCCCGCTTTGGGCGAACAGACCGATCCAGTCCGACGACCTGCCCCGCCGCGGCCGCGCGACGCGAAGAGGTTGCCTCGACTCGGAATGCGCACAGATCTTCGACCGTGCATTCCAGGACGGCGCAAATAGCCCCGAGCAAGGGGAGTGGTAAACGCTCCGGCTTCCGCCCGAGCAGTCGGTAGAGCTGCGAGGCGGACAGGTCGATGCCCAACTCCTGAAGGGGCGGCATGAGATCAGAAACGTTGTTCATCCCTCGCGCGGCCATAATCGTCCTCAAGTTCCAGTCGTACTTGATTCGACGGTTCACGATGAACCTCCGGCTTTGAGATTCTTGGCGACCTGAGAGGTCATCTTGTTCAAGGCATTAGAGACCACACGAGTCCGATAGTCGGATGAGACGTGGGTGTAGAGGGATGTCGTCGATGCGTGCTCGTGGCCGGCCTGCTCTTGGACGAACCGGGCATCGTAACCATGCTCGACAAGGTGCGAAACATAAGATCGCCGCAGTGAATGGAAGTCCAAACCCGGATCTGAGAGGTCAGCCAGGTCGCAGAGATGGCTGAAATTCGAGGAGATCGTGACCTTGGATATGCGATCGGATCGCTCGGTGGGAAAGAGTGCAGGGTTTCCCGGCTCGGCGATCATCGGACGAATGTCCTCGATCCACTGTCTGAGACAGTCGACGACCCATTCATATTCGGGGACCGTCAGCACGCTGCGTCGTTTCGG comes from Rhodococcus oxybenzonivorans and encodes:
- a CDS encoding TnsA-like heteromeric transposase endonuclease subunit, with product MPRTSEVEVRYVQDDGGPVATTIAAVDLHHVVHGLPVRRVQSHHRRRHYAGMFWSATNHGHVPYESRLELDRLWVADFAAPVVRIAAQPMWLCGLDGKRRRRHVPDLLLAHADGRFTVVDVKPEQFARRDEVAQVFSWTGRVCGARGWSYEVWTGSDPVILSNIRTIGAARRTGSIDAETAANLEAVAATGMTIDEVVTAVNSPRARIAVLAKLWSGMWTVDLSIPLSGKSVLTCAEGSP
- a CDS encoding recombinase XerD; translated protein: MVAFEQWLENKLADGPSYDPLGLLKKFSVWHHLKRLRAISENRPLPEGTMAAARQEITVAANFLEWLHIQGKAAGECQQADIDLWLSTGPTTRSLARTFVRWCISKQHIPSVNFPYRIARTTPMLSNDQRITHLRKLLESSDIDLYICVAAVLLLLYAQPVTRICSIRMDEVSISVDGLEIRFGKDWVPVPEPFAELIREYASNRPNMNTASNPHSNWLFPGYAPGKHMHAQSVMRGLRKIGINLQGARNSALRELVLEVPPAVVAEMFSYHAATAERHAQAAGATWSSYPALRDDG
- a CDS encoding helix-turn-helix domain-containing protein gives rise to the protein MNRRIKYDWNLRTIMAARGMNNVSDLMPPLQELGIDLSASQLYRLLGRKPERLPLPLLGAICAVLECTVEDLCAFRVEATSSRRAAAAGQVVGLDRSVRPKRAHIRRPGE